The Acipenser ruthenus chromosome 11, fAciRut3.2 maternal haplotype, whole genome shotgun sequence region AAAAACCTCAGCCGGCATTAGATAATATTTCCTTCTTTTACTGACTCACCATCTGATGACAGTTTGCATTTAGAACCGAGGATCTGGGTCCTGCAGTGTAAATACAACCCGGTTCAGAACTGCAGAATTCACATCAGACTTCAATCAGAATCAGATCAAATTAGTAAATATAACCGGCCAAGCACTTGTCTTTGTTGCAGACCTGAGCAGAATTGCATCGAACTTTCATACTACTTACAGGCTGATTAGTTCTGAAATCCTTTCCACGAAGAGCTAATGAACCCAGACAGACTTCCCAATGAAATTCTAGCGGTCTAACCTATAGCActgtgttttattgatttgttatttTACCAGTAAACGAAAACTGAAATCGTATTTCCAAAAAATATCCTAGAAGTAACATGGGAGTAAACAGTTACAAAACAATCACAGGTCAGGAAATGGCCATTGTTTTGGGAACTTCACTTATCTAATAAAAGCCTTTGGAACCGTCAGGCTCAGAGAACAGCATTGCTAAAGTAAGTGTTTGCTTGTTGCTGTGGCTTCATAACACAAATGCTCGGCCAGTGTGACATGTTGACAACTTTGGTTTCCCTGACGATTTACCAGGAACCTATTATGGAACACCAGTGGCAAGGCAACCACAACTACTGGGCTTATATAACCAATGCGATTCCTTGCTCACCTGTAGTTAACACAATGAATGAAATGTTTCAAAACCATTTATAGGCTGTTATAAAACAGTGGACTTGTAAAACAGCAGATTCAGTGAAATGCTGTATACAGTAGCTCCGTGCTAATGAATCAGCTCTTTCCATGCTGTTGTGCATCAGTAACTGGTTGTCATATTCAGTGTGATTCACAGCGACTAAAAAGACAACGTGTTCAATTGCAACAATAGTAACACATTCAGACAGCTGTTTATGCAAAACGGTATTTGTTTGGGTTCTAAATCAAAATCAGTTCCAGAGACTGCtctatgtattttttcacagtaatacAGCACAAACATGTAATACTCAAATGCATTTGCGCTAAGAAAACAGTTATGTACgactatttttatttacatttaaaagctGTGGACACAGAATATTTATTCAATATATGGGTCAATTACAAATACCGACACACTCGGAGTCGCCTGGGAGACTGACATGAGGGTTTTAACTTATCGCGTCTCTTTCACTGTCGCTTCTAACCAATCCGAGTCAGCCTTGAAATTCAAACAGCCGAAACTGGCCTCTCTTCGATTCTGAAAAAGGCTTCGTGCTTCTTCCTCTAGAAGCCAATCAGAATGAGCTGGGTTGGTTTCCAAATGACGAATTACGACGTGAGGTTTACATGAGTATCCAATAAGAGCAGCGGAGGCGTGGTTAGTTATCACCCGCAGTTAGTTAAAGGTAGTAAGAATTTTTGCGTgtggatttgtatttttttttaaattgaacaaaattgattttaatattaaGAGATACCTGTAAGTGGAAATAAAACTGGATAACAGATTTAAATTGCATTATTAAAGGTGTGTTTGGAATTGCATTGCAATGGCAAGAGGTAAGTACGTATTATGATTAGCATTTATATGGTTTAAGATTCTAGAGCATGACGTGGATTTCATTAGTCTATTCAAAGTTACGTTAAAACACAGCTTGGTGGGTAAATGGCTTGTTGATACGGTACATTGAAAAATTAAGATAATTTACACCTGACTGCCGTAGTATGCTTTCTTTTTCGATGCTCACGGTATTTTTTAGTTCAACAAGCGCAACCGAACTTTTAACATGAATGGAGATTTAAAGCCGCAGTGTATGACATTGGCTTTGTATATGAGAGCGGGTTTATTACACCGAGTATTATTATAATGGCGTTAATTAAACTTCACCCTCCTCTCCAGATTATCCAATGTGTGTTGCATTTTTGAGGTTTGTATGTCTACATATAAATGCAAGTCAAAGAAGGTCTTGTTTTATGAAGCATGTATTAACAATTTGCGGCGCCTGTCCAGCGTGTTAGAGAGAACAACTACTGTATTTCCTGATGTGACAAAGCCCTAGTACAGTAGTACTGTGATAAGTAGTGCTTTGGTCTGTTAACCACAAATACAGTCTTGTTTGCTGAACTGAGTTGACACGTAATTGCCATCAGTGTGTCCACGCACGCGGCCTGACGTTCTAGTTCTGCAAAACACTTACAACTATAACACGGGTACCGTGCTTTACCTCTTAATACTAAAGCATGACCTTGTGGATCTATTCTCTTGTGGTACTATCAAGACAATATCCAAATCCTTTAATATTGGCTTTGATTAAAGTGAACTAGGGTGTGTTGGAAAGGATTTGGTGGTTAAAAAGCACTGGGACAGCCTTGGTGCACCTAGCCTGTTAACTAGTTCATTATTGAATTGACTCCGCTCAAGACAGGTTAAATAATGTATGCAATGGACTAGAGGAGCCAAGGTTGCCTGCCAGTAAATTACAGGAACTTATGCTTTTAATAAAAGCAGTTGTCACGTTGATTTAGAGAAGCTGTAAAATTGTAAATGAATGGTCTTTTAAAATCAGCAACACGATAATCTTTTATTTACTGCCCTGGTGCTTCCCCCTCACGCTTCCCATATGTATTGGAAAACGTAGAACAGTGCAAGGAATGCTATTCAATTTGAGTACAGCAAGAACAGTGGTAATTATTTCTGTGTCGCGGTTTGTCCATGCATGTATATGCTGTCTTTCTTGGAAAGACAAAGTAATAATTGTTCAATGTACTACCCTAAtgtaattcaaaataaatgtgcattGTACCAGTATTTGCcgtagtgcttgtttttttttgtaacatttaattaattaatttcttgtGGTGCAGTATTAGTAAACGGGTTACTGTTGTGCACTGCAGGCCCTTTAAATGTCACGTGGTTCATTTTACTGTCTGGGTCTTAAAAACATGGCGGAGGGGAGGGACTGCATACACTGTTTTAGTTGAAGAAAATACACCGCAGTAGTTCACTGTAAACTGTATGAAATGTCTTAACTTTTTATGTTAAAGGAAAGGCGAAAACCTCTGTCCCCAGTAAAGGTAAACCCGAAGACGCTACTCGGACCACAGAGGAAAAAGGAACAAAGGAGAACACGCCCGAAATGAACCGGGTAGGTCCTAAATTTTTAAGTATGCACAAATTAATTCAGGCCCAGGGTTTTGTgttaagatttttatttatttatttatttattttgttaatgtgtaatTTTAAATGATTTGGCCACATTCCAAAACATAATTGTATTGTAGCAGAATTTATAAATGGTGCGTTTTATCTTCAGGTCCgtttttatgaaactgaactTATGTTTTTCTGACTCTGGAGTGTCAGCAAGACTTTTGGGTTAATTCATCTTTATGTGAACTTCACTTGAGTGAAGCCTATGCGTGCGTTAGTATTTGGGACTCACGCTCGCCTTTTGCTGTATAATTCTGTATGCCTGTTTTAATTAATCCGCAGTGGTGGTAAAGTGTTCATTTGGAAGCAGGTTTGACGTTCTTATCCTGAAATCGCCGGTGGGAGGTAGACTCCTAACTACATCAGTGCCGTTTATATTAAAGTTGTCATCATCTGATGTGGTTTCTTCCATTCACTGGAGTGGATTTTAGACCTCCGTGGTTTGATATGGTACTGCACAAGAGCTTTAGAGTAACACATTATGATTAATTACCAGAAATTTATTTAAAGGTCTGAAAACAATGGGAAACGTTTTCATTTGATATATATAGCAACAGTTCactctgggtgtttttttttttttatactactgTTCTCTCCATTTCAAAACAGGATATCATTTTAAATGGCCAGCCTTCAATACGCAGTTTCTTGAGTCCAAGCAAGTCTGGTAATACACGCTGCCCACTTCAAGATGAAAACTCTACCACTCCTAGTAATGAAGCAAGGTGTCTAGGAAAATGTGCTgtaaaaaatgaaacacagaaGCAAGACCAAGGTATGCATTTTCATTGAGTGTTTTGTAGTGCACTGCTGGAAAATACTCCCATTGCAGAATCTGTTTTCTAAGAGCCAGATACATGTTTATGCCAGAGAAATGTAATCTCATTCTGTGGAGAGGAGCCTGAACTAGTTTCCTTTGTCTTGCAGAAGTTATACACCTTTAGATCTATTCCCTGAACTTGGCATCAAGTGTTCAccatttttaaatgatatattgcATTTAAATGCAGTATTTTACTTTTTCAGAGTGAAGTTGACATTCCCATGACTAGCTTAATTTTATTtgaacttttgtatttattttttaatagataaaaagaaaactgtaaatgCTGACGCTACTAAATTTGAAGAGAAGGAAGCAAAACAGTGTAACGGAGCAGTGGCTGTCATTGCAAGTAAAAGAGAATGTGTAGCTGCTTCTGTACACTCCAAGGCAGACTTCTCTACACAAAACAGTGCTGACCGATCCAATGTGAAAAAAGAGACTCCGCGCAAGGTCAAAGTAAAACAGTCAGGACGGAGAGGGTACGTAGATTTATAGAATCAAATACAGTGGATGTGAAATGATGCGCTTGAATGAGTATTCAAggaaagatgtgtgtgtgtggggtgggggtgtaACAACCTGCACAAGAGAATAATTCAACCGCATTGCAGGTCATTGTGGTACAGTGGCTTTTcatgtattttacttttaacTGTAGTACTACTGATTTCTGTTTAGACACCCTTTAACTGCTTGTTGTTTTGCAGAGCTGAGAGCAAAGGTTCCCAAAACCGGAAAGTAACAGACTATTACCCAATCAGAAGAAGCTCCAGGAAAAGCAAAAAAGAGTTGGAGGTCAGCAGTCAACACCCTACGGCGATCCGAGTTCcttaatgatttattttattcatttatttattaaaccctCGTACTTTCCAAGTCTGAATTCTGAGACCTGTTGAATTTTAAATATCACTTGGAGAAGTTTTCCTGAAATTGTACAGAGCTACTTTGTTTACAGGGAAACATAAGGTAACGTTTTcataatttgttttgtttctgcagtTTGAGGAAAAGAAACATATTGATGAATTAATCACATGTGGGATAGAAGATGGAatgaaggtatatatatatatttatttatcttttaaaataatgtattctgtAGTTAACAGCAGATATTGGAGAATTGTTTTTCTTTGGAACAGTGCGAATGCAAGACGTTTTACAAACTGTGATCCAGTAAGAACACGATTAACTTAGGACCACCAAATATGAAA contains the following coding sequences:
- the LOC117426360 gene encoding N-lysine methyltransferase KMT5A-B-like produces the protein MARGKAKTSVPSKGKPEDATRTTEEKGTKENTPEMNRDIILNGQPSIRSFLSPSKSGNTRCPLQDENSTTPSNEARCLGKCAVKNETQKQDQDKKKTVNADATKFEEKEAKQCNGAVAVIASKRECVAASVHSKADFSTQNSADRSNVKKETPRKVKVKQSGRRGAESKGSQNRKVTDYYPIRRSSRKSKKELEFEEKKHIDELITCGIEDGMKVEHIEGKGRGVFATKHFQKGEFVVEYHGDLIEFTDAKKREGMYAQDPTAGCYMYYFQYLTKTYCVDATNETGRLGRLINHSKNGNCQTKLHDINGIPHLILVASRDIEKDEELLYDYGDRSKASLEAHPWLKH